The Klebsiella sp. RHBSTW-00484 genome includes a window with the following:
- a CDS encoding IS110 family transposase: MMNLVPVGVDIAKLKFDVAVLLPNQKYKTKKFANTPAGCREFLNWLARFGHCHVCMEATGCYSTELATLLADNGCCVSLENPARIHAFANTELTRNKTDKSDAALIARYCALYQPAPWHPAPLSERQLTALVRHLRNLEEMRQMEMNRLEAADEVIVPSLNEHVTMLDELIEETRNKINRHIDDNPDLKRDRELLKSIPGIGDMLSVSLLAFAGNLRRFSNSKALVAYAGLNPRRCESGMWKGKSRLSKVGHAELRSALYMPAVVAGRCNKVVKNLMERLAARGKTGKERVCAGMRKLLQLAYGVVKSGHEFNAEIPLAG; the protein is encoded by the coding sequence ATGATGAATCTTGTCCCTGTCGGCGTTGATATCGCCAAACTCAAATTCGACGTTGCTGTCCTGCTGCCAAACCAGAAGTACAAAACCAAAAAATTCGCCAATACCCCAGCCGGATGCCGCGAATTTCTGAACTGGCTGGCGCGTTTTGGTCACTGTCATGTCTGCATGGAGGCAACAGGTTGCTACAGCACTGAACTGGCCACCCTGCTGGCCGATAATGGCTGCTGCGTCAGCCTTGAAAACCCGGCACGTATCCATGCGTTCGCAAACACTGAACTGACCCGCAATAAAACGGACAAAAGCGACGCGGCGCTGATAGCGCGCTACTGCGCTCTGTATCAGCCGGCCCCCTGGCATCCTGCGCCGCTGAGCGAACGACAACTGACGGCTCTGGTACGCCACCTGCGTAACCTGGAAGAGATGCGTCAGATGGAGATGAACCGCCTTGAGGCAGCAGATGAAGTCATCGTTCCTTCCCTGAATGAACACGTTACGATGCTGGATGAGCTGATTGAAGAAACCCGCAATAAAATCAACCGGCATATCGATGATAACCCAGACCTGAAGCGGGACCGGGAGCTACTGAAAAGTATCCCCGGAATAGGAGACATGCTGAGTGTGAGCCTGCTGGCGTTCGCAGGAAATCTGCGACGGTTCAGCAACAGCAAGGCACTGGTGGCGTATGCTGGTTTGAATCCTCGTCGTTGTGAGTCAGGGATGTGGAAAGGGAAAAGCAGGCTGTCGAAAGTGGGCCATGCAGAGCTGCGTAGCGCACTGTATATGCCAGCGGTAGTGGCAGGAAGATGCAATAAGGTGGTGAAAAACCTGATGGAAAGGCTTGCAGCCCGGGGTAAGACAGGGAAAGAGCGAGTGTGTGCAGGAATGAGGAAATTACTGCAGCTGGCTTATGGTGTGGTGAAATCCGGGCATGAATTTAACGCTGAAATACCACTTGCAGGATAA
- a CDS encoding ABC transporter substrate-binding protein, translated as MKTVMTIKTGVALAIMLSTTMISSAHALTVYTAGPGSLAKSLASGYEKKTGVKVNIFQATTGKVMARLEAEQANPQADVLISASWDTAEDLHNRGWLLAYQSANANKVPANLKSADYVAQGISALGIVWNTKSGTPEPKEWRDLTEAAFKDKVTTPDPALSGASLDLLIGLQNGMGDKAWALFDDLKKNGMVVSGPNAQAVTPVMQGAKAAVFGAVDYVSYGNIHQGESLKVIFPASGTVIAPRPMMILKTSQHADDAKAFVDYVLSPEGQTLVADAWLMPARSDVKAKRPLLNELKILPTTSDGNSERSAVLSRFNSLFAQ; from the coding sequence ATGAAAACCGTTATGACCATTAAGACAGGAGTTGCGCTCGCGATTATGTTATCGACCACCATGATCTCCAGCGCCCACGCGCTGACCGTATACACCGCCGGTCCGGGCTCTCTGGCGAAAAGTCTCGCCAGCGGCTATGAGAAGAAAACCGGGGTGAAGGTGAATATTTTCCAGGCCACTACCGGCAAGGTGATGGCGCGTCTTGAAGCCGAACAGGCGAACCCGCAGGCGGACGTGCTGATCTCAGCTTCCTGGGACACGGCGGAGGATTTGCATAACCGCGGCTGGCTACTGGCGTATCAGAGTGCTAATGCCAATAAGGTTCCGGCGAATCTGAAATCCGCTGATTACGTCGCTCAGGGTATTTCGGCGCTGGGGATCGTCTGGAACACCAAAAGCGGCACACCGGAGCCGAAAGAGTGGCGCGACCTGACCGAAGCCGCGTTCAAAGATAAAGTCACCACGCCGGACCCGGCGCTCTCCGGCGCGTCGCTGGATTTGCTGATCGGGTTACAGAATGGCATGGGTGATAAAGCCTGGGCGCTGTTTGACGACCTGAAAAAGAACGGCATGGTGGTCAGCGGGCCGAATGCCCAGGCGGTAACGCCGGTGATGCAGGGGGCAAAAGCGGCGGTCTTCGGCGCGGTGGACTATGTCTCTTACGGCAATATTCATCAGGGTGAATCGCTGAAGGTGATTTTCCCGGCCAGCGGTACGGTTATTGCGCCGCGTCCAATGATGATCCTCAAAACCAGCCAGCATGCAGACGATGCCAAAGCTTTTGTTGACTATGTCCTGTCGCCGGAAGGCCAGACGCTGGTCGCCGATGCCTGGTTAATGCCCGCCCGTAGCGATGTTAAGGCTAAGCGTCCGCTGCTCAATGAGCTGAAAATTCTGCCGACCACCAGCGATGGCAACAGCGAACGTAGCGCGGTCCTTTCACGTTTTAATTCGCTCTTCGCGCAGTAA
- the narW gene encoding nitrate reductase molybdenum cofactor assembly chaperone, producing the protein MQILKVIGLLLEYPDEVLWENSEEALTLVSADAPALLPFVGPLLAAKLLDRQAEWCEVFERGRATSLLLFEHVHAESRDRGQAMVDLMGQYEQAGLQLSSRELPDHLPLYLEYLSILPENEAREGIQNVAPILALLGGRLKQRECEYYRLFDELLSLADSQLNSDSVTKQVAGEKRDDTRQALDAVWEEEQVKFIEDNATACDSSPMQSYQRRFSQDVAPQYVDVRAGGPK; encoded by the coding sequence ATGCAGATCCTCAAAGTCATCGGCCTGCTGCTGGAGTATCCGGACGAGGTGCTGTGGGAGAACAGTGAGGAGGCGCTGACGCTGGTCAGCGCCGATGCTCCGGCGCTGCTGCCTTTCGTCGGGCCGCTGCTGGCGGCGAAGCTCCTCGACCGACAGGCCGAATGGTGCGAAGTGTTCGAGCGCGGGCGTGCTACTTCGCTGCTGCTGTTCGAACACGTCCACGCCGAATCCCGCGATCGCGGCCAGGCGATGGTTGATTTAATGGGCCAGTATGAACAGGCCGGTTTGCAGCTAAGCAGCCGTGAACTGCCGGACCACCTGCCGCTCTATCTGGAGTATCTGAGCATCTTACCGGAGAACGAAGCCCGCGAAGGCATACAGAACGTCGCGCCGATTCTGGCGCTGCTCGGCGGACGGCTTAAGCAAAGGGAGTGCGAATACTATCGGCTGTTTGACGAACTGCTGTCGCTGGCTGATAGTCAGTTAAATAGTGACAGTGTCACGAAGCAGGTGGCGGGAGAAAAGCGTGACGATACCCGCCAGGCGCTGGATGCAGTGTGGGAAGAGGAGCAGGTGAAGTTTATCGAAGATAACGCCACCGCCTGCGACAGCTCCCCAATGCAGTCTTATCAACGACGCTTTAGCCAGGACGTGGCACCGCAGTATGTCGACGTCCGTGCCGGAGGCCCGAAATGA
- the narI gene encoding respiratory nitrate reductase subunit gamma, with translation MIQYLNVFFYDIYPYLCGTVFLIGSWLRYDYGQYTWRASSSQMLDKRGMVLWSNLFHIGILGIFFGHLFGMLTPHWVYSWFLPMSQKQLMAMILGGVCGVLTLVGGIGLLVRRLTNPRIRATSTTADILILSILLIQCALGLTTIPFSAQHPDGSEMLKLVDWAQAVVTFHGGASAHLDGVAWIYRVHLVLGMTIFLIFPFTRLVHVWSAPVEYFTRRYQVVRSRR, from the coding sequence ATGATACAGTACCTTAACGTCTTCTTTTACGATATTTACCCCTATCTCTGCGGCACGGTTTTCCTTATCGGCAGTTGGCTGCGCTACGATTACGGACAGTACACCTGGCGCGCCTCGTCAAGCCAGATGCTGGATAAGCGCGGGATGGTGCTTTGGTCGAACCTGTTCCATATCGGCATTCTCGGGATCTTCTTCGGCCATCTCTTCGGCATGTTGACGCCACACTGGGTCTACTCATGGTTCCTGCCGATGTCGCAGAAGCAGCTGATGGCGATGATCCTTGGCGGGGTTTGCGGTGTGCTGACGTTGGTCGGCGGTATCGGGCTGCTGGTTCGTCGTCTGACGAATCCGCGCATTCGCGCCACCTCCACTACCGCGGATATCCTGATTCTGAGCATTCTGCTGATTCAGTGCGCGCTCGGCCTGACGACGATTCCGTTCTCCGCGCAGCACCCGGACGGTAGCGAAATGCTAAAACTGGTGGACTGGGCGCAGGCGGTCGTGACTTTCCACGGCGGCGCGTCGGCGCATCTTGACGGCGTGGCGTGGATTTATCGTGTCCATTTGGTGCTTGGGATGACCATCTTCCTGATATTTCCCTTCACCCGCCTGGTTCACGTCTGGAGCGCCCCGGTGGAGTATTTCACCCGCCGCTATCAGGTGGTACGTTCAAGGCGTTGA
- a CDS encoding ABC transporter permease codes for MKQKLISTGTLTALLVLVALPLFFIVLQAIFPQFSAGSLGGAFSGVSTLIADPQLPTMLGGTLWVACGVALMSVIIGLPLGVLRGLFNLPLPRLWDLLFLIPFLTPPYIAALSWMLVLQSNGYLQQLTGWDLNDLLFSRSGIVLVMTLNIFPVVYFAVSRSLLASGQRLAIVARVHGASAWRAFWHITLPMLSPALAAGMLLAFTLAIEEYGVPAALGSRAGLVMLTVGIEKKLADWPIDLPGASLLSLLLIAVALLAWWLQKRLVGDKEVTSVTGKPGENSGADLGWLTLPAVLFMAGIGGLAVLLPGASMVLTSLMGTLSGGIHADNFTFRHFEALFAQQGDALSALGTSLSLALASALIVGLVGMLAAWLVLVQKIRGSAIVDALSLMPAALPGVVVGVGLILLWNQPFWPVSPYNTWFMLLLSYCCLLLPWPVRYVGSALRQLGNNLEPAARVHGATPLQALRLIVLPLVFPAQLAAMLMVFAVASRELVTSLLLAPAGTQTVAVFIWRQFEQGSVGQGMAMASLTLFTGLALMLSALALMQRGTRE; via the coding sequence GTGAAACAGAAACTTATTTCGACGGGAACGCTAACGGCGCTGCTGGTGCTGGTGGCGTTACCGCTCTTTTTTATCGTCCTACAGGCGATATTCCCCCAGTTTAGCGCCGGTTCGCTGGGCGGCGCGTTTAGCGGCGTATCGACGTTGATTGCCGACCCGCAACTGCCGACGATGCTTGGCGGCACCCTATGGGTGGCCTGCGGCGTGGCGCTGATGAGCGTGATTATCGGTTTGCCGCTGGGCGTGCTGCGCGGATTGTTTAATTTACCGTTACCCCGCCTGTGGGATCTGCTATTTCTGATCCCCTTTCTTACGCCACCGTATATTGCCGCGCTGTCATGGATGCTGGTACTGCAAAGCAACGGCTATCTGCAACAGCTGACCGGCTGGGATCTGAACGATCTGCTGTTCAGCCGCAGCGGGATTGTGCTGGTGATGACCCTCAACATCTTCCCGGTAGTCTATTTTGCGGTCTCGCGCAGCCTGCTGGCGAGCGGTCAGCGGCTGGCGATAGTGGCGCGGGTGCACGGAGCCAGCGCCTGGCGGGCGTTCTGGCATATCACGCTGCCGATGCTTTCTCCGGCGCTGGCGGCGGGGATGCTGCTGGCGTTTACCCTCGCCATTGAAGAGTACGGCGTTCCGGCGGCGCTCGGTTCACGGGCGGGGCTGGTGATGCTCACCGTCGGGATAGAGAAAAAACTCGCCGACTGGCCTATCGACCTGCCGGGCGCGTCGCTGCTGTCATTGCTGCTGATTGCGGTAGCGCTGCTGGCCTGGTGGCTGCAAAAGCGGCTGGTTGGCGATAAAGAAGTGACCAGCGTAACCGGCAAGCCGGGAGAGAATAGCGGGGCGGATTTAGGCTGGCTGACGCTTCCGGCGGTGTTGTTTATGGCGGGCATCGGCGGGCTGGCTGTGCTGCTGCCGGGGGCATCGATGGTGCTGACCAGCCTGATGGGGACGCTGTCGGGTGGTATTCATGCCGACAATTTTACCTTCAGGCATTTCGAAGCGCTGTTTGCCCAGCAGGGCGATGCGCTGTCGGCGCTGGGGACCAGCCTTTCGCTGGCGCTGGCTTCAGCGTTGATCGTCGGTTTGGTCGGTATGCTCGCCGCCTGGCTGGTATTGGTGCAGAAAATCAGGGGGAGTGCGATTGTCGATGCATTATCGCTGATGCCAGCAGCGCTGCCGGGCGTGGTGGTCGGCGTTGGGCTGATTCTGCTGTGGAATCAGCCGTTCTGGCCGGTTTCTCCCTATAACACCTGGTTTATGCTGCTGCTTTCTTATTGCTGTCTGCTGCTACCGTGGCCGGTGCGCTATGTCGGCAGCGCGCTGCGCCAACTCGGTAATAATCTTGAACCGGCGGCGCGGGTGCATGGCGCTACGCCATTGCAGGCGCTACGTTTGATCGTTCTGCCGCTGGTGTTTCCGGCGCAGCTGGCGGCGATGCTGATGGTGTTTGCCGTGGCTTCCCGCGAGCTCGTGACCTCGCTGCTGCTGGCTCCAGCGGGGACGCAAACCGTGGCGGTGTTTATCTGGCGTCAGTTTGAGCAGGGCTCGGTAGGGCAAGGGATGGCAATGGCTTCCCTGACGCTATTTACTGGCCTGGCTTTAATGCTCAGCGCGCTGGCGTTGATGCAGCGGGGCACGCGTGAATAA
- the narH gene encoding nitrate reductase subunit beta — protein MKIRSQVGMVLNLDKCIGCHTCSVTCKNVWSSREGMEYAWFNNVETKPGIGYPKNWEDQEAWQGGWVRSITGKLTPRLGNRVGVLSKIFANPLIPGIDDYYEPFTYDYQHLHNAAEGKHLPTARPRSLISGQRMNKIEWGPNWEELLGGEFEKRAHDQNFAAMQKEMYGQFENTFMMYLPRLCEHCLNPSCIATCPSGAIYKREEDGIVLIDQDKCRGWRLCISGCPYKKIYFNWKSGKSEKCIFCYPRIESGQPTVCSETCVGRIRYLGVLLYDADRIEEAASTEHETDLYERQCDVFLDPHDPAVIEEALKQGIPHNVIDAAQKSPVYKLAMDWKLALPLHPEYRTLPMVWYVPPLSPIQSVADAGGLPNNGNILPAVESLRIPVQYLANLLSAGDTGPVLRALKRMMAMRHYKRSQTVEGVTDTRAIEEVGLSVEQVEDMYRYLAIANYEDRFVIPTSHREMAEDAFPEKNGCGFTFGDGCHGSDTKFNLFNSRRIDAIDIGGVRKHGEGE, from the coding sequence ATGAAAATACGCTCACAGGTCGGCATGGTTCTTAATCTCGACAAATGCATCGGCTGCCACACCTGCTCGGTTACCTGCAAGAACGTCTGGAGCAGCCGTGAAGGGATGGAATACGCGTGGTTTAACAACGTCGAAACCAAGCCCGGCATCGGCTATCCGAAAAACTGGGAAGATCAGGAGGCATGGCAAGGCGGTTGGGTTCGCAGCATTACCGGCAAGCTCACTCCGCGTCTCGGCAACCGTGTCGGCGTACTGTCTAAAATCTTTGCCAACCCGCTGATTCCGGGCATTGACGACTATTACGAACCGTTCACCTACGACTACCAACACCTGCACAATGCGGCTGAAGGTAAACATCTGCCCACCGCCCGCCCGCGTTCGCTGATCAGCGGCCAGCGTATGAACAAGATTGAATGGGGCCCGAACTGGGAAGAGCTGCTCGGCGGCGAGTTTGAAAAGCGTGCCCACGACCAGAACTTTGCCGCAATGCAAAAGGAGATGTACGGTCAGTTCGAAAACACCTTCATGATGTATCTGCCGCGCCTGTGCGAACACTGTCTCAACCCAAGCTGTATCGCCACCTGCCCGAGCGGCGCCATCTACAAGCGTGAAGAAGACGGTATCGTACTGATCGACCAGGACAAATGCCGCGGCTGGCGACTGTGCATCAGCGGCTGTCCGTACAAAAAAATCTACTTTAACTGGAAAAGCGGCAAGTCGGAGAAATGCATCTTCTGCTACCCGCGTATCGAATCCGGACAACCGACGGTCTGCTCCGAAACCTGCGTCGGGCGCATCCGTTACCTCGGGGTGCTGCTGTATGACGCGGACCGCATCGAAGAAGCGGCCAGCACCGAACATGAAACCGATCTCTACGAACGCCAGTGCGACGTGTTCCTTGATCCGCACGACCCGGCGGTGATCGAAGAGGCGTTGAAGCAAGGCATTCCGCATAACGTGATTGACGCAGCGCAGAAATCCCCGGTCTACAAGCTGGCGATGGACTGGAAGCTGGCCCTGCCGCTGCATCCGGAATACCGCACCCTGCCGATGGTCTGGTACGTGCCGCCGCTGTCGCCGATTCAGTCGGTGGCCGACGCCGGCGGCCTGCCGAACAACGGCAATATTCTCCCGGCGGTAGAAAGCCTGCGCATTCCGGTGCAATACCTCGCCAATCTGCTCAGTGCGGGCGATACAGGCCCGGTGCTGCGTGCCCTGAAACGCATGATGGCGATGCGCCACTACAAACGCTCCCAGACAGTGGAAGGCGTCACCGATACCCGCGCCATCGAAGAAGTCGGCTTAAGCGTGGAACAGGTTGAAGACATGTACCGCTATCTGGCGATAGCCAACTACGAAGACCGCTTTGTGATCCCGACCAGCCACCGCGAAATGGCGGAAGACGCTTTCCCGGAGAAAAACGGCTGCGGCTTCACCTTCGGCGATGGCTGCCATGGGTCGGATACCAAGTTCAACCTCTTCAACAGTCGGCGCATCGACGCCATTGACATCGGTGGCGTGCGCAAACACGGGGAGGGAGAATAA
- a CDS encoding helix-turn-helix domain-containing protein: MMMLTVEYYFTHPQDKLGMYASDPEDNSHEHSHEFAELVIVEEGHGLHVINGRPLYIQQGDVFYVQPGDVHYYDELGTLKLINVLINPLVEFRYLQHLDALLQTFSAQQASCYGWLAPDTRHICRELVEKIFSAECQQAENSALREAAFFQLVTTILHAESEAEYSNTKYKLHKLLTWLQEHCFEEHNWQQLAEKFHLTTRTAFRHIKEATGLTPDNYLKRLRLVSARVKLRETDMTITEVAYLCGFANSNHFTTLYKKVFGLTPSEDRRRLLR; the protein is encoded by the coding sequence ATGATGATGTTGACCGTTGAGTATTATTTCACCCATCCGCAAGATAAGCTGGGGATGTACGCCAGCGACCCGGAAGATAATAGCCATGAGCATAGTCACGAGTTTGCCGAACTGGTGATTGTTGAAGAGGGACACGGTTTACACGTTATTAATGGTCGGCCTTTATATATTCAACAGGGCGATGTTTTTTACGTTCAACCGGGCGATGTGCATTATTATGATGAGCTGGGGACGCTTAAGCTGATTAATGTGTTAATTAATCCGCTGGTTGAGTTTCGATATTTACAGCATCTTGATGCATTATTACAGACGTTCTCGGCGCAGCAGGCTTCTTGCTACGGTTGGCTGGCCCCGGATACCCGTCATATCTGCCGGGAGCTGGTTGAAAAGATATTCTCGGCTGAATGCCAGCAGGCTGAAAATAGCGCACTGCGCGAAGCTGCGTTTTTCCAGCTTGTTACCACCATTTTGCATGCGGAATCAGAGGCCGAATATAGCAATACAAAGTATAAGCTACATAAGTTGCTTACCTGGTTACAGGAGCACTGTTTTGAGGAACATAATTGGCAGCAATTGGCGGAGAAATTTCATCTGACTACGCGAACCGCTTTTCGCCATATTAAAGAGGCCACCGGGCTGACGCCGGATAATTATTTAAAACGCCTGCGCTTAGTTTCGGCCCGCGTAAAATTACGCGAAACCGATATGACGATTACAGAAGTGGCTTATTTATGCGGTTTCGCGAACAGTAACCACTTCACCACCTTATATAAAAAAGTGTTTGGCCTGACCCCTAGCGAAGACCGGCGTCGTTTGCTGCGCTGA
- a CDS encoding ClbS/DfsB family four-helix bundle protein — MSVPQTQDQLLAAIEKNFAKLADYLAHIPEDKTDEKTLAGHAQGTMMSVRDLVCYLLGWNELVLKWITLDESRQPIDFPETGFKWNQLGLLAQKFYADYPSLNYPALLTALHQAKQQIVACIEARDDNTLYGQPWYGKWTLGRMISFNTSSPYANACGRLRKWAKEQNVPLT; from the coding sequence ATGAGCGTACCGCAAACCCAGGATCAGCTACTGGCAGCCATCGAAAAAAACTTCGCTAAATTGGCCGATTACCTGGCACATATTCCCGAAGATAAAACGGACGAAAAGACTCTGGCTGGTCACGCACAGGGTACGATGATGAGCGTTCGCGATCTGGTCTGCTATCTGCTGGGATGGAATGAACTGGTGCTCAAATGGATAACTCTTGACGAAAGCCGGCAGCCTATCGACTTCCCGGAAACCGGCTTTAAATGGAACCAGCTCGGACTACTGGCGCAGAAGTTCTATGCCGATTATCCATCGCTGAATTACCCTGCTCTGCTTACTGCCCTGCATCAGGCGAAACAGCAGATTGTCGCCTGCATCGAAGCGCGGGATGACAACACGCTTTACGGCCAACCGTGGTATGGCAAATGGACGCTGGGGCGGATGATCTCCTTCAACACCTCGTCACCTTATGCCAACGCCTGTGGTCGTTTGCGCAAATGGGCAAAGGAACAAAATGTGCCGTTGACATAA
- the nhoA gene encoding N-hydroxyarylamine O-acetyltransferase, with translation MSPFLSAYFSRLGWTGTPEVSINTLRELHIHHNGAIPFENLDVLLPREMHLDDRTLEDKLIHGRRGGYCFEQNGLLERALREIGFNVRSLLGRVVLANPPHMPPRTHRLLLVEVEGERWIADVGFGGQTLTAPIRLLADVEQTTPHGEYRLIYEGDEWALQFSHHGHWQSMYHFDLGRQYASDYVMGNFWSAHWPQSHFRHHLLMCRHLPDGGKMTLTNFHFTHWDKNHVVEKLDLPDVPALYEALQTRFGLGVDDAKYGFSEAELAAVMAAFDTHPEAGK, from the coding sequence ATGAGTCCATTTTTAAGCGCCTATTTTTCTCGTCTGGGCTGGACGGGAACCCCTGAAGTATCGATTAACACCTTGCGCGAACTGCATATCCACCATAACGGCGCGATCCCGTTTGAGAACCTGGATGTGTTGCTGCCCAGAGAGATGCATCTCGACGATCGGACGCTGGAAGATAAGCTGATTCATGGCCGTCGCGGCGGTTACTGCTTTGAACAAAATGGTCTGCTGGAGAGAGCGCTGCGCGAGATTGGCTTTAACGTGCGCAGCCTGCTGGGACGGGTGGTGTTGGCGAACCCGCCGCATATGCCGCCGCGCACTCATCGGCTGCTGCTGGTGGAAGTTGAGGGCGAACGCTGGATTGCCGATGTCGGCTTTGGCGGTCAGACCCTGACCGCGCCGATTCGGCTGCTGGCGGATGTTGAACAAACCACGCCGCACGGTGAGTATCGCCTGATTTATGAAGGGGATGAATGGGCGCTGCAGTTCAGCCATCACGGTCACTGGCAGTCGATGTACCATTTTGATTTGGGTCGTCAGTACGCTTCTGACTACGTGATGGGCAATTTCTGGTCGGCGCACTGGCCGCAGTCGCACTTCCGTCACCATCTGCTGATGTGTCGCCATTTACCGGACGGAGGCAAGATGACGTTAACCAATTTCCACTTTACCCATTGGGATAAAAACCATGTGGTCGAAAAGCTGGACTTACCGGACGTTCCCGCGCTGTACGAAGCGTTGCAAACACGTTTCGGCCTCGGCGTTGACGATGCGAAATATGGCTTTAGCGAAGCGGAGTTAGCGGCGGTGATGGCGGCGTTTGATACGCATCCGGAGGCGGGGAAGTAG
- a CDS encoding ABC transporter ATP-binding protein, with the protein MMRALTSIKLDGVSFAFGTHTVLNQISLHIDAGSIVALLGPSGCGKSTLLRLLAGLTVPACGEIHFGDRLVAKTGWGMPPEQRDLGMVFQDYALWPHMTAAQNVAFPLRMRGVARHERQKRVEEALAMVGLNGFADRKPSGLSGGQQQRVALARAIVAEPRVLLFDEPLSNLDSELRESLCVEMSRLLRQLGITAVYVTHDRREAELLADKIVHLSAGSIAAVRAVTSSSGEPA; encoded by the coding sequence ATAATGCGCGCGCTTACCAGCATTAAACTCGACGGCGTTTCCTTCGCCTTCGGCACTCATACCGTTCTTAATCAGATCAGTCTGCATATCGACGCGGGCAGCATCGTTGCGCTGCTGGGGCCTTCGGGCTGCGGCAAAAGCACGCTGCTGCGCTTGCTCGCTGGGCTAACCGTACCTGCTTGCGGTGAAATTCACTTCGGCGATCGTCTGGTGGCGAAAACCGGCTGGGGAATGCCCCCGGAACAGCGCGATCTCGGTATGGTCTTTCAGGATTATGCTCTGTGGCCGCATATGACTGCCGCGCAGAACGTGGCTTTTCCGCTGCGTATGCGCGGTGTAGCGCGTCACGAACGGCAAAAGCGCGTCGAGGAGGCGCTGGCGATGGTCGGTCTCAACGGCTTTGCTGACCGCAAACCGTCGGGGCTTTCCGGCGGTCAGCAGCAGCGCGTCGCCCTGGCCCGCGCCATTGTGGCAGAACCCCGCGTGCTGCTGTTTGATGAGCCGCTCTCCAACCTCGACAGCGAACTGCGCGAGTCGCTATGCGTGGAGATGAGCCGCCTGCTGCGCCAGTTGGGTATTACAGCCGTCTACGTCACCCACGACCGTCGTGAAGCCGAGCTGCTGGCAGACAAGATTGTGCATTTATCTGCGGGCAGCATTGCCGCCGTCCGCGCCGTTACTTCATCCTCAGGGGAACCCGCATGA
- a CDS encoding flavin reductase family protein, producing the protein MSRFRHVELQYASRLLNHGPTILITSYDAQSQRRNVMAAAWSMPVEFAPPRLAIVVDKSAWTREIIERNGTFGIVVPGVEAASWTYAVGSISGRDEDKFNAYGIPVVQGPVLGLPLIEEKCLAWMECRLLPPTAAQEQYDTLFGEVVSAAADERAFVTGRWQFDEDKINTLHHLGTGNFVASGRHVQANTPEE; encoded by the coding sequence ATGAGCCGTTTTCGCCACGTGGAACTCCAGTACGCCAGTCGCCTGCTTAATCATGGCCCGACCATTCTGATAACCAGCTATGACGCCCAGTCTCAACGCCGTAACGTCATGGCCGCCGCGTGGTCGATGCCGGTGGAGTTCGCGCCGCCGAGGCTGGCTATCGTGGTGGATAAAAGCGCCTGGACGCGGGAAATTATTGAGCGCAACGGCACCTTCGGCATCGTCGTCCCCGGCGTGGAGGCCGCAAGCTGGACCTACGCGGTCGGCAGCATCAGCGGGCGCGATGAGGATAAATTTAACGCTTATGGCATTCCGGTGGTGCAAGGCCCGGTGCTGGGTTTGCCGCTGATTGAAGAGAAATGTCTGGCGTGGATGGAGTGCCGCCTGCTGCCGCCAACCGCGGCCCAGGAGCAGTACGATACCCTGTTTGGCGAGGTGGTTTCCGCCGCTGCCGATGAGCGCGCGTTTGTTACCGGTCGCTGGCAGTTCGACGAAGATAAGATCAATACACTGCATCATCTCGGCACCGGCAATTTTGTCGCCAGCGGTCGCCACGTACAGGCTAATACCCCAGAAGAGTAA